One genomic segment of Ricinus communis isolate WT05 ecotype wild-type chromosome 5, ASM1957865v1, whole genome shotgun sequence includes these proteins:
- the LOC8275993 gene encoding glycerol-3-phosphate acyltransferase RAM2 — translation MANPKETYAPFSSFPNIEKCTSVGRQNDTVVTDMDGTLLCGRSPFPYFALVAYEASGILRLLFLLLASPIAGILRYFISESAGIRVLVFATFSGMRVSDIESVARAVLPKFYSSDLHPETWRVFSSCGKKCVITENPRIMVEAFLKEFVGADMVIGTEIVVHKGRATGFIRSPGVLVGQNKADALKMAFYDAPVPNIGIGDRRTDRPFMKLCKESYIVPSNSQVEPVGPKKLPKPIVFHDGRLVQKSTHLIALATLLWIPVGFILACLRLAAGALLPMPLVYYALWALGVRIHIKGTPPPPAKKSTGQAGVLFVCSHRTLLDPVFLSIALGRPIPAVTYSLSRLSEFISPIKTVRLTRDRVTDANMIKELLQEGDLVICPEGTTCREPFLLRFSALFAELTDELVPVAMANKMTMFHGTTARGWKGMDPFYFLMNPSPAYEVTFLNKLPYNLTCGAGKSSHSVANYIQRTIAATLSYQCTSFTRKDKYRALAGNDGTVVEEPKQARDEVMDS, via the exons ATGGCAAACCCTAAAGAAACATATGCTCCTTTTAGCTCATTCCCAAATATAGAAAAGTGCACATCCGTAGGTCGACAAAACGACACTGTAGTGACCGATATGGATGGAACCCTACTTTGTGGACGTAGCCCGTTTCCTTACTTTGCCTTAGTTGCCTATGAAGCTAGTGGAATATTAAGGCTTCTATTCTTGCTATTAGCTTCGCCTATTGCTGGAATTCTCCGCTACTTCATCTCCGAATCTGCTGGAATCCGAGTACTTGTATTTGCAACCTTTTCAGGGATGCGAGTGTCTGATATAGAATCGGTGGCAAGAGCTGTTTTGCCCAAGTTTTATTCTAGTGACTTGCACCCAGAGACTTGGCGGGTGTTCTCTTCGTGTGGGAAGAAGTGCGTAATCACGGAAAATCCTAGGATTATGGTAGAGGCATTCTTGAAAGAGTTTGTTGGGGCTGATATGGTTATTGGCACTGAGATTGTTGTGCATAAAGGGAGAGCGACTGGGTTTATTAGGAGTCCCGGTGTTCTTGTTGGACAGAACAAGGCTGATGCGCTAAAAATGGCTTTCTATGATGCGCCGGTGCCAAATATTGGGATCGGTGACAGGAGGACTGATCGTCCATTCATGAAATTGTGCAAG GAGAGCTACATAGTCCCAAGCAATTCTCAAGTAGAGCCAGTTGGTCCTAAAAAGTTACCAAAACCCATAGTTTTCCATGACGGGCGGCTTGTCCAAAAATCAACACATTTAATCGCGCTTGCTACTCTTCTTTGGATTCCAGTAGGCTTTATTCTCGCCTGTCTACGCTTAGCCGCCGGTGCGCTCCTTCCAATGCCATTAGTGTACTACGCCTTGTGGGCACTTGGTGTTCGTATTCACATAAAAGGCACACCGCCGCCGCCAGCCAAGAAATCCACTGGCCAAGCTGGAGTCCTCTTCGTATGTTCCCATAGAACTCTTCTTGACCCGGTCTTCCTCTCCATCGCTTTAGGACGTCCAATCCCAGCCGTCACTTACTCCCTTTCGCGGCTATCGGAGTTCATTTCACCCATCAAGACTGTCAGGCTCACTCGAGACCGCGTTACTGATGCAAACATGATCAAGGAACTATTACAAGAAGGTGACTTAGTCATATGTCCTGAAGGGACTACTTGTAGGGAACCATTTTTGCTTCGGTTTTCAGCTTTGTTCGCGGAGTTAACCGATGAACTTGTCCCTGTCGCCATGGCTAATAAGATGACTATGTTTCATGGAACAACAGCTAGAGGATGGAAAGGGATGGACCCCTTCTATTTCTTGATGAACCCTAGCCCTGCATATGAAGTGACATTTTTGAACAAGTTGCCTTACAATTTAACATGCGGAGCAGGAAAATCTAGCCATAGTGTTGCTAATTATATACAAAGGACGATTGCTGCAACTTTGTCTTACCAATGCACCAGCTTTACTAGGAAGGATAAATATAGAGCACTTGCTGGCAATGACGGAACTGTCGTGGAGGAGCCCAAGCAGGCTCGTGATGAAGTCATGGATTCCTAG
- the LOC8275992 gene encoding probable prolyl 4-hydroxylase 7: MEFDKISALFICLLSLFPRFSYSDNEIQGSVLRLKKGVVSSRIFDPTRVTQLSWHPRAFLYKGFLSYEECDHLIDLARDKLEKSMVADNESGKSIESEVRTSSGMFIAKAQDEIVADIEARIAAWTFLPEENGESMQILHYEHGQKYEPHFDYFHDKANQELGGHRVATVLMYLSNVEKGGETVFPNAEGKLSQPKEDSWSDCAKGGYAVKPEKGDALLFFSLHPDATTDSDSLHGSCPVIEGEKWSATKWIHVRSFEKSFKQLGKGDCVDENDHCPLWAKAGECKKNPLYMIGSGGANGYCRKSCKVCTS; the protein is encoded by the exons AtggaatttgataaaattagtgccctttttatttgtttgctCTCACTTTTCCCTCGTTTTTCCTATTCTGATAATGAAAT ACAAGGATCGGTATTAAGATTGAAAAAAGGTGTCGTTTCTTCTCGAATCTTTGATCCAACACGAGTCACTCAACTCTCTTGGCATCCCAG GGCTTTTCTTTACAAAGGGTTTTTATCATATGAGGAATGTGATCATCTTATTGATCTG GCAAGGGATAAATTAGAAAAGTCAATGGTAGCTGATAATGAATCTGGCAAGAGTATAGAGAGTGAAGTCAGAACTAGCTCCGGCATGTTTATTGCTAAAGCTCAG GATGAAATTGTTGCTGATATTGAGGCCAGGATTGCTGCATGGACTTTCCTCCCAGAAG AAAATGGGGAGTCCATGCAAATACTGCACTATGAGCATGGTCAGAAGTATGAACCCCATTTTGATTACTTCCATGACAAGGCTAATCAAGAGTTGGGTGGACACCGTGTTGCTACTGTATTGATGTACTTGTCCAATGTTGAGAAGGGTGGAGAAACAGTATTCCCTAACGCAGAG GGAAAATTGTCTCAGCCAAAGGAGGATAGTTGGTCTGATTGTGCTAAAGGTGGCTATGCTG TGAAGCCCGAAAAAGGTGATGCTTTGTTGTTCTTCAGTCTTCATCCTGATGCAACTACTGACTCAGACAGCTTGCATGGAAGCTGCCCAGTTATTGAAGGCGAGAAGTGGTCTGCAACTAAATGGATCCATGTCAGGTCCTTTGAAAAATCCTTTAAGCAGTTGGGAAAGGGAGATTGTGTCGATGAGAACGACCACTGCCCATTGTGGGCAAAGGCTGGGGAGTGTAAAAAGAACCCTCTCTACATGATCGGTTCTGGTGGGGCAAATGGTTATTGTAGAAAAAGCTGCAAGGTGTGCACATCTTAA
- the LOC8275991 gene encoding transcription factor MYB35: protein MGRPPCCDKSNVKRGLWSAEEDAKILAYVSNHGIGNWTLVPKKAGLNRCGKSCRLRWTNYLRPDLKHDNFTPQEEELIINFHKAIGSRWSLIAQQLPGRTDNDVKNYWNTKLKKKLTKVGIDPVTHKPFSQILSDYGNISGIINSGNPIGSFNKFLNNNSNTNNLIPKPEPSSVLTGPSSSNKILAPSSLEQQVQDNHPPWNLLPQFQFANHDIMQPHFFSEVSSSCSSSSSTTLTQLNSPRSYSCQQSQPPTTPSPCLWSEFLVSDPALSADFQQQQQQENDSNGRVSSLTLDEKHISHDKFGDGNEGFGSYEDRGTINGSQANTDISPCSATSFLDGILDKDREMSLQFPELLDISFDY from the exons ATGGGGAGACCTCCTTGCTGCGATAAATCGAATGTCAAAAGAGGTCTTTGGAGTGCAGAAGAAGATGCTAAGATACTTGCTTATGTTTCTAATCATGGCATTGGTAACTGGACCTTGGTGCCTAAAAAAgcag GACTGAACAGATGTGGAAAGAGTTGTAGGCTAAGGTGGACTAATTACTTGAGGCCTGATCTAAAGCACGATAACTTCACTCCTCAAGAAGAAgaacttattattaattttcataaagcTATAGGTAGCAG GTGGTCCTTAATTGCACAGCAGCTGCCTGGAAGAACAGACAATGATGTCAAGAACTATTGGAATACTAAGCTGAAGAAGAAACTTACAAAGGTAGGAATTGATCCTGTAACCCATAAGCCTTTCTCACAGATACTTTCTGATTATGGAAACATTAGTGGTATAATAAATTCTGGAAACCCAATTGGCTCTttcaataaattcttaaataacaACAGCAATACAAATAATCTTATCCCCAAACCTGAGCCTTCTTCTGTCTTAACTGGACCTTCGAGTTCTAATAAAATCCTGGCGCCTAGCAGCTTAGAGCAGCAAGTTCAGGATAATCATCCACCATGGAATCTTCTGCCGCAGTTTCAATTCGCTAACCATGACATAATGCAGCCGCATTTCTTTAGTGAAGTCAGTTCTTCTTGctcatcttcatcttccaCTACTCTCACACAACTAAACTCCCCGAGATCTTATTCCTGCCAACAATCTCAGCCTCCAACTACACCTTCTCCTTGTCTATGGAGTGAATTTCTTGTCAGCGATCCAGCATTATCCGCAGACTttcagcagcagcagcaacaagAGAATGATTCTAATGGGAGGGTGTCATCATTAACCTTGGACGAAAAGCATATATCCCATGACAAGTTTGGTGATGGAAATGAAGGTTTTGGATCATATGAAGATAGAGGAACAATCAATGGCAGTCAAGCAAATACAGACATTTCTCCGTGTTCTGCAACTTCTTTTTTGGATGGTATCTTGGATAAGGACAGAGAAATGAGTTTGCAATTTCCTGAACTTCTGGATATTTCCTTTGATTACTAA